Proteins encoded within one genomic window of Dyadobacter chenhuakuii:
- a CDS encoding response regulator: MKLPAQFIVVDDDPINNMVCKYVIASVAPAASIQLFTNPEEALTFFKEAFGQATPFGETVLFLDINMPTMSGWEFLDEVALFPSQMRSQLAIYLLSSSIDPEDIKSAEEHPLVQGYHSKPLSKEVFGKIYSKIE, from the coding sequence ATGAAGTTACCTGCTCAATTTATTGTGGTTGACGATGATCCGATCAACAATATGGTCTGCAAATATGTGATCGCAAGTGTTGCGCCCGCGGCCAGCATACAGCTGTTTACCAATCCGGAAGAAGCGCTAACGTTCTTCAAAGAAGCATTCGGGCAGGCGACACCTTTTGGGGAAACGGTGCTCTTTCTTGACATTAATATGCCCACAATGAGCGGGTGGGAATTTCTGGATGAGGTGGCCTTATTTCCCAGTCAAATGCGCTCACAACTTGCGATATATTTGCTTTCGTCCTCCATCGACCCGGAGGATATCAAGAGTGCCGAAGAACATCCGCTTGTGCAGGGCTATCATTCCAAGCCGCTCAGCAAGGAAGTGTTCGGGAAAATTTATTCAAAAATTGAGTGA
- a CDS encoding YtxH domain-containing protein, with amino-acid sequence MSSKYHYEDKEDFNGGFVIGVLVGATVGALAAMLFAPKSGAETRQQIKDLADQQKDKLKNQWEETKSKAAEVAGTAKDKLNSLTDQVKDTANAYVDKAKGSAEQLADETKETVDKFPRQ; translated from the coding sequence ATGAGCTCGAAGTATCATTATGAAGACAAAGAAGATTTTAACGGCGGTTTTGTAATTGGTGTGCTCGTAGGTGCGACAGTTGGTGCGTTAGCTGCCATGTTATTCGCTCCAAAATCAGGCGCAGAGACACGTCAGCAGATTAAAGACCTGGCCGATCAGCAAAAAGACAAGCTGAAAAATCAATGGGAAGAAACCAAATCAAAGGCTGCCGAAGTAGCTGGCACAGCCAAGGATAAGCTTAACTCTTTGACAGACCAGGTTAAAGACACAGCGAATGCATATGTCGATAAAGCAAAGGGTTCCGCTGAACAACTTGCCGATGAGACAAAAGAAACTGTGGACAAATTTCCGAGACAATAA
- a CDS encoding response regulator — protein MNKNGPIIIIEDDPDDQFVLEEVFNELGYSNPRMYFADGQTALQYLYQVDERPFIIISDINLPQLNGLELRRKVQTDAELSLKCIPYVYFTTAINHQVVIDAYSTSAQGFFVKPGEFEEIKSTIKVMIDYWKKCAAPNNF, from the coding sequence ATGAATAAGAACGGCCCGATTATCATTATAGAGGACGACCCCGACGATCAGTTTGTATTAGAAGAAGTTTTTAATGAGCTCGGTTACTCTAATCCGCGGATGTATTTTGCGGATGGGCAAACGGCATTACAATATTTGTATCAGGTCGACGAACGGCCCTTTATCATAATCTCTGACATTAACCTGCCCCAGCTTAACGGACTGGAACTGAGGAGAAAAGTCCAAACAGATGCTGAGCTGAGCCTTAAATGCATTCCTTACGTTTATTTTACGACAGCCATCAACCATCAGGTCGTTATTGATGCTTACAGCACATCAGCGCAGGGATTTTTTGTAAAACCAGGTGAATTTGAAGAGATTAAATCGACTATCAAAGTGATGATCGACTATTGGAAAAAGTGTGCTGCCCCTAATAATTTCTGA
- a CDS encoding glycoside hydrolase family 43 protein, giving the protein MTFKTLYKPVLIWCLAFLFIDASCKKEAKSPEPGKQQQAATFSNPLLNAAPDPWVFQKDTTYYYLHTLGNRIQIWKTGKMSRLKDVTPVTVFNAPASGGNSRDIWAPELFFLNCKWYIYYTGSDGQDRNHRMWVLENANADPTQGTWTDKGQLKTHPEDLWSIDATVFQQDTTLFMVWSGRPFAGGSTDLTQNLYISRMANPFTLAGPTVKIADPQYDWEKRGFPVNEGPEILKNPAGQTLLVFSGSYCGDDRYSLGIARLQEGSDPLKPASWTKIANPVFTGLASANAFGVGHNGFFKSRDGKEDWIIYHANSASGQGCGGSRNVRMQKFTWTADGLPSFGEPVSTGQAIAVPSGE; this is encoded by the coding sequence ATGACATTTAAAACCTTGTATAAGCCAGTCCTGATCTGGTGCCTTGCATTTTTGTTTATCGATGCGTCCTGTAAAAAGGAAGCAAAAAGCCCCGAGCCGGGTAAGCAGCAGCAGGCAGCAACATTCTCTAACCCCTTACTGAATGCTGCTCCCGATCCATGGGTTTTTCAAAAAGATACAACCTACTATTATTTGCACACGTTAGGCAACCGGATACAGATCTGGAAGACGGGTAAAATGAGCCGCTTGAAGGATGTTACGCCGGTTACGGTCTTTAATGCACCTGCATCGGGCGGTAACTCGCGGGATATCTGGGCACCGGAGCTCTTTTTTCTGAATTGTAAATGGTATATCTACTATACCGGCTCCGACGGGCAGGACCGCAACCACCGCATGTGGGTGCTGGAAAATGCAAATGCAGACCCGACGCAGGGCACCTGGACGGACAAAGGGCAGCTCAAAACGCATCCGGAAGACCTCTGGTCCATTGATGCGACTGTTTTTCAGCAGGATACTACGCTCTTTATGGTTTGGTCAGGAAGGCCGTTTGCAGGCGGAAGCACCGATTTAACCCAGAATTTATACATTTCGCGGATGGCTAATCCGTTTACCCTTGCCGGACCCACGGTGAAGATCGCTGATCCACAGTATGATTGGGAAAAGCGTGGGTTTCCAGTGAACGAAGGGCCGGAGATTTTGAAAAACCCGGCCGGACAAACCCTTCTCGTATTTTCGGGAAGTTACTGCGGGGATGACCGTTATTCGCTCGGTATCGCCCGTTTGCAGGAAGGAAGTGATCCATTGAAACCCGCAAGCTGGACTAAAATAGCCAATCCGGTTTTCACAGGCCTGGCTTCGGCCAATGCTTTCGGCGTGGGGCACAATGGCTTTTTCAAATCCAGAGACGGCAAGGAAGACTGGATCATTTACCATGCGAACTCGGCCTCTGGGCAGGGCTGCGGCGGTTCACGGAATGTGAGAATGCAGAAATTCACCTGGACAGCGGACGGTCTTCCCAGCTTCGGCGAGCCGGTTTCTACGGGGCAGGCCATTGCCGTTCCCTCGGGCGAATAG
- a CDS encoding family 43 glycosylhydrolase: MKKLSISLLLLIFVHIAHAQQAVIRGDFADPSVIKVGDTYYAAGTSSNWAPGFPVMKSKDLKNWTQTGSIFPDLTGWADYYYWAPELNYENGKVYVYYTAHKKGGNLCVGVASADTPEGPFKDHGPLVCQEVGSIDGFPIRDENNKLHLIWKEDGNSVGKATPIWIQEINEEKTALVGEKKELFRNDTPWEANLVEGVSVIKNNGYFYAIYAAAGCCGPGCTYATGIARSKSLMGPWEKFKGNPIMTGQGDWMCPGHGTAVTYQGKNYFLYHAYDKSSNKYTGRQALVRGFEFTPDNWIRFTDEYLSPSDSPKMFTATDDFNKEKLDLQWSWSVFNKPAIELKNGRIGLQIKDDRELFIARRIEGPNYEATVETIPAKSAMAGVALIGDEKNLIYAVAKQDSIGITLVKDGARSSLGKFPVATKGKNLFIKMTVKNNTEIGFQYSLNGTAFTALKISAPDITFLPPWDRAVRAGILAKGVEGEVAVIEKFVFKNQ; encoded by the coding sequence ATGAAAAAATTGAGCATTAGTCTGCTGTTGTTGATATTCGTACACATTGCCCATGCACAGCAGGCAGTAATCCGTGGTGATTTCGCGGACCCTTCTGTTATTAAAGTAGGAGACACATATTATGCCGCAGGAACCAGTTCCAACTGGGCGCCGGGCTTTCCGGTGATGAAGTCCAAAGACCTGAAAAACTGGACACAAACAGGATCCATTTTCCCCGACCTGACCGGCTGGGCGGACTATTACTACTGGGCGCCTGAGCTGAATTACGAGAATGGGAAAGTATATGTTTATTATACTGCACATAAAAAAGGGGGTAACCTGTGCGTAGGGGTAGCTAGTGCCGACACACCAGAAGGGCCATTCAAAGATCACGGTCCGCTGGTTTGTCAGGAAGTAGGCTCGATCGACGGTTTCCCGATCCGGGATGAAAATAACAAGCTGCACCTGATCTGGAAAGAAGACGGCAATAGCGTAGGTAAGGCAACGCCGATCTGGATCCAGGAAATCAATGAGGAAAAAACGGCGCTTGTGGGCGAGAAAAAGGAGCTGTTCAGAAACGATACGCCCTGGGAAGCCAACCTTGTGGAAGGCGTTTCGGTGATTAAGAACAATGGCTATTTCTACGCAATTTATGCAGCAGCAGGCTGCTGCGGGCCAGGCTGCACCTATGCCACCGGCATTGCGCGTTCCAAAAGCCTGATGGGGCCCTGGGAGAAATTCAAAGGAAACCCAATCATGACCGGCCAGGGCGACTGGATGTGCCCGGGACACGGAACAGCCGTTACGTACCAGGGAAAAAATTATTTCCTTTATCATGCTTACGACAAGTCTTCAAACAAATATACGGGCCGTCAGGCGCTGGTTCGCGGTTTTGAATTTACACCCGATAACTGGATCCGTTTTACAGATGAATATCTTTCCCCGTCGGACAGCCCGAAAATGTTTACGGCAACAGACGATTTTAACAAAGAAAAACTTGATCTTCAATGGAGCTGGTCCGTTTTCAACAAGCCCGCTATCGAGCTGAAAAACGGCCGTATAGGTTTACAGATTAAAGATGACCGCGAGCTGTTTATCGCAAGAAGGATAGAAGGCCCCAATTATGAGGCAACTGTGGAGACCATTCCCGCAAAAAGCGCAATGGCCGGTGTAGCATTGATCGGTGACGAGAAAAATTTGATTTACGCTGTGGCAAAGCAGGATAGCATTGGCATTACCCTCGTTAAAGATGGCGCAAGAAGCAGTTTGGGTAAGTTTCCTGTTGCCACAAAGGGGAAAAATTTATTCATCAAAATGACTGTAAAAAACAATACGGAGATTGGTTTTCAATACAGCCTTAATGGCACCGCTTTTACAGCTTTGAAAATCAGCGCGCCTGATATTACTTTCCTGCCACCATGGGATAGGGCGGTTCGCGCCGGCATTTTGGCAAAAGGCGTTGAGGGTGAAGTGGCAGTTATAGAGAAATTTGTATTTAAGAATCAATAA
- a CDS encoding RagB/SusD family nutrient uptake outer membrane protein translates to MKKIFLLTSFILMVATACDRDFDQPNPNNPTIASFWKSQNDAIKGINAVYSTFHRTATLYSRFLFYHGMLRSDEGYGSGGDITLNNVMGFNQTNYNEGLTAGTWQNLFIGIFRANQVLAYVPGIEMDEALKNRIIGEAKFMRGLFYFNLTLYFGRPPIILEPSEPTDRPVNATNEQAWAQVVKDLTEAAPALPLSYTGDDLGRATRGAAMGLLGKAFLQQNKNQEAATALAWFITGEGKGLYTLTANYQDNFKASTENNSESVFEIQFRFNPNENTDDDVDETRINNTGTSIAQFYAPRGVGFSDGGARRWLVGEFKKENTALGTRDPRLAATLLFDSTDVRGPNFTMVYGKTFASRYGTNTGESSSVWFRKQLNDNEAGRTEEGFRSPNNHRLLRYADILLMYAEALNGLGQTAQAYPFVDMVRVRAGLRPLTQARPGLSQAQFLAQIKHERITELTGETWRFADLQRWGDLGKELAARDPEFTNFEKGRNEWYPIPQSDIDLNPNLTQNPRY, encoded by the coding sequence ATGAAAAAGATATTTTTGCTTACCTCATTCATTTTAATGGTTGCCACGGCTTGTGACCGCGATTTTGATCAGCCGAATCCGAATAACCCTACCATTGCGTCTTTCTGGAAAAGCCAGAACGATGCCATTAAAGGGATCAACGCCGTTTACAGCACATTCCACAGGACCGCCACGCTTTATTCCCGTTTCCTGTTTTACCACGGCATGCTGCGTTCGGACGAAGGTTACGGCTCAGGCGGAGACATTACGCTGAACAATGTAATGGGTTTCAATCAGACCAATTACAACGAAGGACTGACCGCCGGGACGTGGCAAAATCTGTTTATCGGCATATTCAGGGCCAATCAGGTGCTTGCTTATGTGCCGGGGATCGAGATGGACGAAGCATTGAAAAACCGGATCATCGGCGAAGCGAAGTTTATGCGCGGCCTGTTTTATTTCAACCTGACGCTTTATTTCGGAAGGCCGCCCATTATCCTTGAGCCTTCCGAACCAACAGATCGTCCTGTTAATGCAACCAATGAACAAGCATGGGCGCAAGTTGTAAAAGACCTCACCGAAGCCGCACCTGCATTGCCATTAAGCTACACCGGAGACGACCTCGGCCGGGCCACACGCGGCGCAGCCATGGGTTTATTGGGAAAAGCCTTTTTGCAGCAAAATAAAAATCAGGAAGCGGCAACAGCATTGGCCTGGTTTATCACAGGAGAAGGAAAAGGGCTGTACACGCTTACCGCCAACTATCAGGACAACTTCAAAGCATCCACGGAAAACAACAGCGAATCGGTATTTGAGATCCAGTTCCGTTTTAATCCAAACGAAAACACGGACGACGACGTGGATGAAACCCGCATTAATAACACCGGAACTTCCATTGCGCAGTTTTATGCGCCGCGGGGCGTAGGCTTCTCGGATGGAGGGGCGCGTCGCTGGCTGGTAGGGGAATTCAAAAAAGAAAATACCGCACTGGGCACCAGAGACCCCAGACTTGCCGCAACATTACTTTTTGATTCCACAGACGTTCGTGGTCCCAACTTTACCATGGTTTACGGGAAGACATTTGCCAGCCGCTATGGCACCAACACCGGCGAAAGCAGCTCAGTATGGTTCAGAAAACAGCTCAATGATAATGAAGCGGGCCGGACAGAGGAAGGTTTCCGTTCGCCCAATAACCATCGCTTGCTGCGCTATGCCGACATTTTACTTATGTACGCAGAGGCGCTTAACGGACTCGGGCAAACCGCACAGGCTTATCCATTCGTAGACATGGTGCGTGTGCGGGCAGGTCTGCGACCGCTTACACAGGCCAGACCAGGCTTGTCGCAAGCACAATTCCTTGCCCAGATCAAGCATGAGCGCATTACTGAACTTACTGGTGAAACCTGGCGATTCGCCGATCTGCAACGGTGGGGGGATTTAGGAAAAGAGCTGGCTGCCCGCGACCCTGAATTTACGAACTTTGAAAAAGGCAGGAATGAATGGTATCCCATTCCACAATCGGATATTGATTTAAATCCTAATTTAACGCAGAATCCACGTTATTAG
- a CDS encoding SusC/RagA family TonB-linked outer membrane protein, with protein MRNYYTLFQLLFILLSGVNFALGQGTNVTGVVQTATGEALPGATVVVAGTNAATITDANGKFTITAQNGQTLRVTFIGYLPSEVPVTDQTSYTIQLAEDAQNLEEFVVIGYQSVRRSDLTGATGIIDAQNTNKRIARSVPEALQGMTPGVAVRNGGAPGQEAVVNIRGLSTLFGNASPLYVIDGMLADANTTVNPNDVETIQVLKDASAAAIYGSRAANGVIIITTKKGKEGALKVDASARFGISSLPKRWDMMNAQEYVETNTRAYQAAGYALQPSVANYNGAVNTNWADELLQTGSIQDYNVSLSGGGKDSKYLISGSYFADEGVLKARDFKRGSMRINTEATRNKFTFGENLMVSSTERNAPFQGGFAEGNAWYDVWTSLPIIPVLSADLQSTSNPGGWGYGSFNARSFSRNQAAINDITRSTSNFFKVLGNAFIDYKILKNVTYRFNAGLETSFDKTNNIRKEGLWYWNQSPEFSSVGQTRAQFLSYLFEHTLNFNFTFNKHNLNGVVGYTQQTIRNDDVGGRRLQLGVYGGDYFTTINSASGGMTATGTRSQTLINSALGRLNYNFAEKYYLTFTFRADKDSRFSPAHRTGYFPSAAASWKVSNEEFFKSDIINELKLRGSYGVLGSANLSNYQFTGFLNQAPRAVFGSGQTEFPGATQARLVYEDIKWEQKATTNIGADLVLFNNKLAITIDAFRSVAKDVLLSLPLPLYIGNLQGDPLVNIGSIENKGIELDFTYRHTSGPFTWSVAPNFSLIRNKVLELGNLGVDEETGEPRNYIQSGNTRSQVGRSIGEYYLIKTDGLFQNDEEIQAHKAQAAYAKPGDVRYVNRIDQGTNDDINDRDRTFAGSPWPKLTSGLILNGSWSGISLNVQFYGAFGQKIYNDVRRDIDGMGYSNYRRDINPWTPQNTDTDFPRLGVSYSTGAAGDPASADRGIVSNVRGNTDRWLENGSYLRLRNVELSYSIPEAVTTKLALSNARIYVSAQNLLTFTKYTGLDPDVVGANFNLEPGVDLGGYPSSRIISFGINLGF; from the coding sequence ATGCGTAATTATTATACCCTGTTTCAACTCTTATTTATTTTGCTTTCCGGCGTTAATTTTGCCCTCGGGCAAGGCACCAATGTAACCGGTGTCGTGCAAACAGCCACGGGTGAAGCCCTGCCTGGCGCCACGGTCGTCGTCGCAGGAACGAATGCCGCCACCATTACAGATGCCAACGGAAAGTTTACAATCACTGCACAAAACGGTCAGACATTAAGGGTTACTTTTATCGGCTACCTGCCCTCCGAAGTGCCCGTTACCGACCAGACCAGCTACACGATACAGCTCGCCGAGGATGCTCAGAATCTGGAAGAATTTGTGGTGATCGGTTATCAGTCAGTTCGCCGTTCAGACCTGACGGGCGCAACGGGCATCATTGATGCCCAGAATACGAATAAGCGGATTGCCCGTTCGGTCCCGGAAGCGTTGCAGGGCATGACCCCGGGCGTCGCGGTCCGGAATGGCGGTGCGCCGGGACAGGAAGCAGTAGTGAACATTCGCGGACTGAGTACACTGTTTGGAAATGCCAGTCCGCTGTACGTGATCGACGGTATGCTGGCCGATGCCAATACAACGGTCAATCCCAATGATGTAGAAACGATACAAGTGTTAAAAGACGCGTCGGCGGCGGCCATTTACGGTTCCCGGGCTGCAAACGGAGTCATTATCATTACTACCAAAAAAGGAAAAGAAGGTGCGCTGAAAGTGGATGCATCGGCGCGTTTTGGCATTTCGTCGCTTCCCAAACGGTGGGATATGATGAATGCACAGGAATACGTGGAAACCAATACCCGCGCTTACCAGGCGGCAGGTTATGCATTGCAGCCATCTGTGGCTAATTATAATGGCGCCGTCAATACAAACTGGGCTGACGAGTTGCTGCAAACAGGCAGTATTCAGGATTATAATGTCAGCTTGTCCGGGGGAGGCAAGGATAGCAAATATCTCATCTCCGGCTCTTATTTTGCGGATGAAGGTGTGCTCAAAGCCCGGGATTTCAAGCGTGGTTCGATGCGGATCAATACCGAGGCGACCCGCAATAAATTTACGTTCGGAGAAAATCTGATGGTGTCGAGCACCGAGCGGAATGCGCCTTTTCAGGGTGGATTCGCAGAGGGTAACGCCTGGTATGATGTATGGACGAGCCTGCCGATCATCCCGGTCCTAAGTGCCGACCTGCAAAGTACTTCCAATCCGGGCGGCTGGGGTTACGGGTCGTTCAATGCGCGGTCATTTTCCAGAAACCAGGCTGCCATCAACGACATTACCCGCTCAACTTCCAATTTTTTCAAAGTGCTGGGTAATGCATTTATCGATTATAAAATCCTGAAAAACGTTACTTACCGCTTCAATGCCGGTTTGGAAACGAGCTTTGACAAAACGAATAACATCAGGAAAGAAGGCCTTTGGTACTGGAACCAATCACCGGAATTCAGCAGCGTAGGGCAGACAAGGGCGCAATTCCTGAGCTATCTGTTTGAGCATACATTGAATTTCAATTTTACATTTAATAAGCACAACTTAAACGGGGTCGTAGGGTATACGCAGCAGACCATCCGCAATGATGATGTTGGGGGGCGGCGTTTACAGCTGGGTGTGTACGGTGGTGATTATTTTACAACCATCAATTCGGCCAGTGGTGGCATGACAGCGACGGGTACCCGTTCACAGACGCTGATCAATTCCGCTTTGGGCAGGCTAAACTATAATTTTGCTGAAAAATATTATCTCACATTCACGTTCCGGGCTGATAAGGACTCACGTTTTTCGCCTGCTCACCGCACGGGATATTTTCCATCGGCCGCAGCTTCATGGAAAGTCAGTAATGAAGAATTTTTCAAATCTGACATTATCAACGAGCTGAAACTGAGAGGTTCTTATGGTGTCCTCGGCTCGGCGAATTTGAGTAACTATCAGTTTACCGGATTCTTGAACCAGGCGCCGAGGGCAGTTTTTGGATCGGGGCAGACAGAATTTCCCGGTGCTACGCAAGCCAGGCTGGTTTATGAAGATATTAAATGGGAGCAAAAAGCGACAACCAACATTGGTGCAGACCTGGTGCTTTTCAACAACAAGCTCGCTATTACCATTGACGCCTTCCGTTCTGTGGCAAAAGACGTTCTGCTATCCCTGCCATTGCCGCTTTATATCGGGAATTTGCAAGGCGATCCGTTGGTTAACATTGGTTCTATTGAAAACAAAGGCATTGAGCTGGATTTTACCTATCGCCATACATCCGGACCATTCACATGGAGCGTTGCGCCCAATTTCAGTCTGATCCGGAACAAGGTGCTCGAGCTGGGTAATCTGGGTGTGGATGAAGAAACGGGAGAGCCGAGGAATTACATTCAATCGGGCAATACGCGTTCGCAAGTGGGCCGCTCTATTGGTGAATATTATTTGATTAAAACAGATGGCCTCTTCCAGAATGATGAAGAAATTCAGGCGCACAAAGCACAGGCCGCTTATGCAAAACCGGGTGATGTCCGCTACGTAAACCGCATCGATCAGGGAACCAATGATGATATCAACGACCGTGACCGCACATTTGCAGGCAGTCCATGGCCAAAACTAACTTCCGGTTTGATCCTGAACGGGTCGTGGTCGGGCATATCGCTGAATGTGCAGTTCTATGGGGCATTTGGCCAAAAAATTTACAATGATGTGAGAAGGGACATTGACGGAATGGGCTACTCCAACTACCGCCGTGACATTAACCCGTGGACTCCACAAAATACCGACACTGATTTCCCAAGGTTAGGAGTTTCTTATTCAACAGGAGCAGCAGGCGACCCTGCCAGTGCAGATCGGGGCATTGTATCCAATGTGCGCGGCAATACGGATCGCTGGCTGGAAAACGGGTCCTATCTGAGGCTTAGAAATGTCGAACTTTCATATTCTATCCCCGAAGCTGTGACTACCAAACTGGCTCTGAGCAATGCCAGAATATATGTAAGCGCACAGAACCTGCTGACGTTCACCAAATATACGGGCCTTGATCCGGATGTGGTCGGAGCGAATTTTAATCTCGAACCGGGCGTCGACCTGGGTGGATATCCGTCTTCCCGTATCATTTCTTTCGGCATCAACCTGGGTTTCTGA
- a CDS encoding YsnF/AvaK domain-containing protein, which produces MSSNNDDSGIGHEFSSGETKKIPVIEEKLVISSKVVETGSVSVSKKVLEEEVFADATVTSEEVTIERKEINQYVDAAPAPVRQEGDITIISVVKEVLVVEKRLMLVEEIHIKKHQHQDQKTYSQVLRKEEVTISRDTSGMDI; this is translated from the coding sequence ATGTCTTCCAATAATGACGATTCCGGGATCGGTCATGAATTTTCTTCCGGGGAAACAAAAAAGATCCCGGTAATCGAGGAAAAACTGGTGATATCTTCCAAAGTTGTAGAAACGGGGAGTGTTTCTGTTTCAAAAAAAGTGCTGGAAGAGGAAGTTTTCGCTGATGCTACGGTTACGAGTGAAGAAGTGACCATAGAAAGAAAAGAAATCAATCAGTACGTGGACGCTGCTCCGGCACCTGTCCGACAAGAGGGGGATATTACCATTATTTCGGTTGTCAAGGAGGTTTTGGTTGTGGAAAAGCGGTTGATGCTGGTTGAAGAAATTCACATAAAAAAGCATCAGCACCAGGATCAGAAAACATATTCACAAGTGCTGAGAAAAGAAGAAGTCACGATTTCGAGAGACACTTCAGGCATGGATATTTAA
- a CDS encoding YsnF/AvaK domain-containing protein has translation MANTVVGIFEYESDAQEAQNYLLANGFAGGDVDIKTASYKSDQETSTVHNDDEDVMDRIGNFFRDLFDGDEEETRRYSEAGRRGTIVTVHAANAMEAENAAAILDQFGAVDVNDHNAKYTADQGYTADQGYAGTATEVPVNPYQDNTADPYANRSLNVVSDSDDLTTRNDSSLIGDDYSTNRDRSLIEDDYSTIRNDSSIVSDDISTNRESSLIGDEYSTDRDERSIIADEQSGSLPVIKEELQVGKREIETGGVRLRSRIIERPVQESVRLRQEQVNVNRTPVDRIASESDFDTFTEGTIEMKEYAEIPVVNKEARVVEEVSLNKTVDERDEVINETLRHTEVEAEDLTDEERLRRRGLDL, from the coding sequence ATGGCTAATACAGTAGTTGGAATTTTCGAATATGAAAGCGATGCGCAGGAAGCGCAAAACTATTTACTGGCAAATGGATTCGCAGGCGGCGATGTCGATATCAAAACGGCTTCCTATAAGTCTGACCAGGAAACATCAACTGTTCATAATGACGACGAGGATGTAATGGACCGTATCGGTAACTTTTTCAGGGACCTGTTTGATGGGGACGAAGAAGAAACAAGACGTTACTCGGAAGCGGGACGTCGCGGAACCATTGTAACAGTTCATGCTGCCAATGCTATGGAAGCCGAAAACGCAGCTGCTATTCTCGACCAGTTCGGTGCAGTGGATGTGAATGACCATAATGCTAAGTATACGGCAGACCAAGGATATACGGCAGATCAAGGATATGCAGGCACGGCTACGGAAGTTCCGGTAAATCCATATCAGGATAACACAGCAGATCCTTATGCAAACCGATCGCTTAATGTTGTATCTGATTCTGATGATTTAACAACCCGTAACGACAGCTCGCTGATTGGCGATGATTATTCAACAAATCGCGATCGCTCACTTATTGAAGATGACTATTCAACAATTCGGAATGACAGCTCGATTGTTAGCGATGACATTTCAACAAATCGGGAAAGTTCACTAATCGGAGATGAGTATTCAACCGATCGGGATGAAAGATCCATCATTGCGGATGAGCAATCGGGATCATTACCAGTTATTAAGGAAGAGTTGCAAGTTGGGAAACGCGAGATTGAAACGGGTGGCGTGCGTCTGAGAAGCCGCATCATTGAACGTCCGGTTCAGGAAAGCGTTCGCCTGCGTCAGGAGCAAGTGAATGTGAACAGGACACCTGTTGACCGCATTGCTTCGGAATCGGATTTTGATACCTTCACTGAAGGAACTATTGAAATGAAGGAATATGCAGAGATCCCGGTTGTAAATAAGGAAGCTCGGGTCGTGGAAGAAGTAAGCTTGAACAAAACAGTGGACGAGCGCGATGAGGTAATCAACGAAACGCTGCGCCATACAGAAGTGGAAGCCGAAGATCTGACCGATGAAGAGCGATTGAGAAGAAGGGGGCTCGACCTTTGA